The following are from one region of the Phormidium sp. PBR-2020 genome:
- a CDS encoding AAA family ATPase, whose protein sequence is MLKLLQYQVLETLSENATTIVYRAIEQPENTPVILKTLISEHPQVADTARLRYEYNLVCQLNLPGITQPQTLEQWQGRPLLVLEDFGGRDLSYWLNHNHFDLEQLLSIGQKIAIALGELHQNQIIHKDIKPENIVYNPNTDQLKLIDFSIASRLSKENPHLISPNILQGSLPYMSPERTGRMNRVIDYRCDFYALGVSLYELLTGQLPFTSHDPMELVHCHIAKPPIPPHHINPEIPEAISAIVLKLMAKTAEDRYQSSHGINADLETCRQQWISTKSVTVFPLGQQDQQGRFIIPEKLYGRDAEIEQLLQAFERISHGPSEMMLVAGYSGIGKSALINEIHKPIVRRRGYFISGKFDQFQRNIPYSCLIQAFRDLIRQLLTETEAELADWHDKLQRALGKNGKVISDVIPEIELIIGAQPPISSLPVSEAQNRFNLLFQTFIQVFTQPDHPLVIFLDDLQWADPASLQLIQLLVTDPDSHNLLMLGAYRDNEVSRSHPLMTTLAKIEQEKLKISTLTLEPLSLDNVIELVRDTLRETDSSIQPLAKLLLNKTKGNPFFVRQTLKYLYSENLLCYNSQTGSWYWNLEQLLSISITENVVELMAHEIQRLDPSSQAVLQLAACIGNKFDLDILAIVNEKSPAKTAADLWDAIHAGLVIPLARTSSDLWNTIHAGLVIPLHENQNVSENIDEKDTIKVVYKFLHDRVQQAAYSLIPPEQKKEVHLRVGQRLLEHNQAEALEEHLFDIVNALNIGESLIDAESERLQLAKLNLKAALKAKASAAYSSTLDYLKEARQCLPDIAWDNHYKLTLTIYTELIEVYYIQAQFAEAQQMSDAVFRHAKTLLDKIKIYEFKIQFFIAQNQMIDAIDTALAALDLLGYPLTIEPETLRLVRPLPKLEELPDYPEMTDPQKLAALQILTIVSGPAYQAQPELLPYITAHGRNLCLQFGHSSLAAYSYGMIDTTFPEIEMAYYTGLISLGILEQYPSDTLRCKVHMLFNSFNKHWKDPHQQTIPALDETIAMGMESGDVVYAAYCAMWSCGYMVVIGMPLADVAEQQQTYLDLLETIKQNHGLYPAKTWRQLVQNLQGDISTVLTLEGDYFDAGDRALLEMSENRMLLFFVYFAEALLGYIFKDWALVQEKMPFASDYKDAAFSSLLFCYYYFYETLMNCAIYPQLSAEAQAIAWETIQERTARLEEWREAAPDNYQSKCELIAAEQARIQGHIVEAMDYYDRAIISAQTHGFLAEVAIAAERAADFYTSLGRQKIANHYLQDAYYAYEHWGATAKMAALLNEHPQLYRRVLQQKASGSLLSNKLTINQNNTSAKITVNQTSSRYTSNSNDVLDLGTVIKATQALSGQICLSELLEQLLTLALENAGAQRGYLLLMEESHLAISASGQVESDIGVTVESKPHPIDNQTVPISLIHYVQRTQEPVVLAEALEEGLFTQDPYIQSQRIQSILCLPILQQGQILGILYLENNLTKGAFTRDRLEVLQILSAQAAISIENARLYRQLTEYSHHLEDTVGQRTQELQQKNQDLQQTLEELQQTQTQLIQTEKMSSLGQMVAGIAHEINNPVTFISGNVAYAREYFKDLQDLIELVQEEYQPLTASIQDKIDEIELDFLYEDLRQMLASMEKGSDRIRRIILSLRNFSRLDESVRKTADIHEGLDNTLLIVQHRLNRSTRQEPITIEKTYGELPKISCYPSQLNQVFLNILNNAIDVLSSSENQPNPEIQIKTDLTNTNTITIRILDNGPGMSEAVRQKIFDPFFTTKPVGRGTGLGLSISYQIITEQHSGRLECYSQPGEGAEFIIEIPVNHT, encoded by the coding sequence ATGTTAAAGCTGTTACAGTACCAAGTTCTTGAGACCCTATCCGAAAACGCCACCACCATCGTCTATCGGGCAATCGAGCAACCTGAGAATACCCCAGTCATCCTCAAAACTCTGATCAGCGAGCATCCCCAAGTTGCCGACACCGCACGACTTCGGTATGAGTACAATTTAGTCTGCCAACTCAACCTCCCCGGAATTACACAGCCCCAGACCCTAGAACAATGGCAAGGACGACCCCTCTTAGTCTTAGAAGACTTTGGTGGTCGGGATTTAAGCTATTGGTTAAATCATAACCATTTTGACCTCGAACAACTCCTCAGCATTGGTCAAAAAATTGCGATCGCCCTAGGAGAACTCCATCAAAACCAAATTATCCACAAAGATATTAAACCTGAAAATATTGTTTACAACCCCAACACCGACCAGCTCAAACTGATTGATTTTTCCATTGCCTCCCGTCTAAGTAAAGAAAATCCTCACCTAATCAGTCCCAACATTTTGCAGGGAAGCCTGCCCTATATGTCCCCAGAGCGAACCGGGCGTATGAATCGAGTCATTGACTATCGCTGTGACTTTTATGCTCTAGGAGTTAGCCTCTATGAACTCCTCACTGGACAGCTCCCCTTCACATCCCACGATCCCATGGAACTCGTCCATTGTCACATTGCCAAACCGCCCATTCCCCCACACCACATCAACCCAGAGATTCCTGAGGCTATCTCCGCCATTGTTCTGAAACTAATGGCAAAAACCGCAGAAGATCGCTATCAGAGTAGTCATGGCATCAACGCTGACTTAGAAACTTGCCGTCAGCAATGGATTAGCACAAAATCCGTGACCGTTTTTCCCTTAGGGCAACAAGACCAACAAGGACGCTTTATTATCCCCGAAAAGCTTTACGGACGAGATGCCGAAATTGAGCAACTCCTTCAAGCCTTTGAACGCATCAGCCATGGCCCCTCAGAAATGATGCTAGTTGCCGGATACTCAGGTATCGGCAAATCCGCCCTCATCAACGAAATTCATAAACCCATTGTTCGCAGGCGTGGTTATTTTATTAGCGGCAAATTTGACCAATTTCAACGCAATATCCCCTATTCTTGTTTGATTCAGGCATTTCGAGACCTAATCCGTCAACTGCTCACCGAGACTGAAGCCGAACTGGCTGACTGGCACGACAAACTTCAGCGGGCTTTAGGCAAAAATGGCAAAGTGATTAGTGATGTTATCCCAGAAATTGAACTAATTATCGGAGCGCAACCTCCTATTTCATCTCTGCCAGTTTCTGAAGCTCAAAACCGGTTTAATCTCCTATTTCAGACCTTCATTCAAGTCTTTACTCAGCCAGACCATCCCCTCGTCATTTTTCTAGATGATTTGCAATGGGCAGACCCTGCCTCCTTACAACTGATTCAGTTATTAGTCACAGACCCAGATAGTCACAACTTGCTCATGCTAGGAGCCTATCGGGACAATGAAGTGAGTCGGAGTCATCCATTGATGACCACTTTAGCGAAAATTGAGCAGGAAAAACTTAAAATTTCAACCTTAACTTTAGAACCCTTGAGTTTAGACAATGTTATCGAACTCGTCAGAGATACACTCAGGGAAACTGATTCTAGCATACAGCCATTGGCAAAACTATTACTTAACAAAACCAAAGGCAATCCGTTCTTTGTCAGGCAGACGTTAAAATATTTATATAGTGAAAACTTGCTATGCTATAACAGCCAAACGGGTTCATGGTACTGGAACCTAGAACAGTTACTAAGCATTAGTATCACCGAAAATGTTGTAGAACTAATGGCTCATGAAATTCAGCGGCTCGACCCCTCAAGTCAGGCTGTTTTACAACTGGCAGCCTGTATCGGAAATAAGTTTGATCTCGATATTTTGGCAATTGTCAATGAAAAATCTCCTGCTAAAACGGCTGCTGATCTCTGGGATGCAATTCATGCTGGGTTGGTGATTCCTTTAGCGAGAACTAGCAGCGATCTCTGGAACACAATTCATGCCGGGTTGGTGATTCCTTTGCATGAAAACCAGAATGTTTCCGAGAATATCGACGAAAAAGATACTATCAAAGTCGTTTATAAATTCTTACACGATCGTGTCCAACAAGCTGCCTACTCCCTGATTCCCCCTGAGCAAAAAAAAGAGGTTCATTTGCGGGTTGGACAGCGTTTACTTGAGCATAATCAGGCCGAAGCGTTAGAGGAGCACTTATTTGATATTGTCAATGCTCTCAATATTGGAGAGAGCTTAATTGACGCTGAATCTGAGCGCCTTCAACTCGCTAAACTCAACCTAAAAGCTGCTCTTAAAGCCAAAGCATCCGCTGCCTATAGTTCAACCCTCGACTACCTCAAAGAGGCGCGTCAATGTTTACCGGATATAGCCTGGGATAACCACTATAAGCTGACTTTGACTATTTATACGGAATTGATTGAGGTGTACTATATTCAGGCTCAGTTCGCCGAAGCACAACAGATGTCAGATGCGGTGTTTCGTCACGCGAAAACATTGCTTGACAAAATCAAAATTTATGAATTTAAAATTCAATTTTTTATCGCTCAGAATCAAATGATAGATGCGATCGATACCGCTCTAGCTGCCCTGGATTTACTAGGCTATCCTCTAACAATCGAACCGGAAACGTTAAGGTTGGTTCGTCCTTTACCGAAATTAGAGGAACTGCCGGACTATCCTGAAATGACAGATCCTCAAAAACTGGCGGCATTACAGATTTTAACAATTGTTAGTGGTCCTGCCTATCAAGCACAGCCGGAATTGCTGCCCTATATCACTGCTCACGGCCGCAATCTGTGTTTGCAGTTTGGACATTCCTCCTTAGCTGCCTACTCTTACGGAATGATTGACACTACCTTTCCTGAGATTGAGATGGCCTATTATACTGGGCTGATTTCACTAGGAATTTTGGAACAGTATCCCTCCGACACCCTCAGATGTAAAGTCCATATGCTGTTTAACTCTTTTAACAAGCATTGGAAAGACCCCCATCAGCAAACCATTCCGGCCCTAGATGAAACCATTGCCATGGGGATGGAAAGCGGTGATGTTGTTTATGCTGCTTATTGTGCCATGTGGTCTTGTGGCTATATGGTCGTTATTGGGATGCCTTTGGCTGATGTGGCAGAGCAGCAGCAAACTTATTTAGATTTGTTGGAAACGATTAAACAAAATCATGGACTCTATCCCGCTAAAACTTGGCGACAACTTGTGCAGAATCTTCAAGGAGATATCTCTACAGTCCTGACCCTAGAGGGGGATTATTTTGATGCTGGCGATCGCGCCCTGTTGGAAATGTCCGAAAATCGGATGCTGCTGTTTTTCGTCTATTTTGCTGAGGCGTTGTTAGGCTATATCTTCAAGGATTGGGCCTTAGTTCAAGAAAAAATGCCCTTCGCCTCAGACTATAAGGATGCAGCGTTTTCCTCCTTGCTGTTTTGCTACTACTATTTTTATGAAACCCTGATGAACTGCGCCATTTACCCTCAGTTATCTGCTGAGGCGCAAGCCATTGCCTGGGAGACCATTCAAGAGCGGACTGCGCGGTTAGAGGAATGGCGAGAGGCGGCTCCTGATAACTATCAAAGTAAATGTGAGTTGATTGCGGCGGAACAGGCTCGGATTCAGGGACATATCGTTGAAGCTATGGACTATTACGATCGCGCCATTATCTCGGCCCAAACCCATGGCTTTCTAGCAGAAGTGGCGATCGCCGCTGAACGAGCCGCTGACTTTTACACCAGTTTAGGACGCCAAAAAATTGCCAATCACTATCTTCAGGATGCTTACTATGCCTATGAACATTGGGGAGCCACCGCTAAAATGGCGGCGCTACTCAATGAGCATCCCCAGTTATATCGGAGAGTGCTACAACAAAAGGCTTCTGGTTCTCTCCTCTCTAACAAACTCACAATCAATCAGAATAACACCAGCGCAAAAATCACAGTTAACCAAACCTCATCGCGATACACAAGCAACTCCAATGATGTTTTAGACTTAGGAACTGTTATTAAGGCAACTCAAGCTCTCTCGGGTCAAATTTGCCTATCGGAATTGCTGGAACAACTGCTCACCTTAGCCTTAGAAAATGCCGGTGCGCAACGAGGCTATTTATTATTAATGGAGGAGTCTCATCTGGCGATCTCCGCCTCAGGACAGGTCGAATCTGACATCGGCGTCACCGTTGAATCTAAGCCTCACCCCATTGACAATCAGACTGTCCCTATCTCACTCATTCACTATGTTCAACGCACTCAGGAACCGGTCGTTCTCGCTGAGGCCCTTGAAGAAGGGTTATTTACTCAAGATCCCTATATTCAAAGCCAGAGGATTCAGTCAATTCTCTGTTTACCTATCCTACAACAAGGACAGATTCTGGGAATCCTCTATCTAGAAAATAACCTAACTAAAGGGGCCTTCACGCGCGATCGCCTGGAAGTCCTACAAATCCTCTCAGCACAAGCTGCCATTTCCATTGAAAATGCTCGCCTTTATCGTCAACTGACCGAATATAGCCACCATCTCGAAGACACCGTCGGACAACGCACCCAGGAACTGCAACAGAAAAACCAAGATTTGCAACAAACCTTAGAAGAGTTGCAGCAAACTCAGACGCAACTTATCCAAACGGAGAAAATGTCAAGTTTAGGACAAATGGTGGCTGGAATTGCTCATGAAATCAATAACCCAGTTACCTTTATTTCCGGCAACGTTGCCTATGCTCGCGAGTATTTTAAAGATTTGCAGGATTTAATTGAACTCGTTCAAGAGGAATACCAACCCCTGACGGCTTCCATTCAAGACAAAATTGATGAGATTGAGCTTGATTTTCTATATGAAGACCTCAGACAAATGTTAGCCTCGATGGAAAAGGGGAGCGATCGCATTCGTCGCATCATTCTTAGCTTACGCAACTTCTCCCGCCTCGATGAATCTGTCCGCAAAACAGCCGATATTCACGAAGGACTGGATAACACGCTTCTAATTGTCCAACATCGTCTAAATCGTTCTACCAGACAAGAACCGATTACAATTGAGAAAACTTATGGAGAGTTACCTAAAATATCTTGTTATCCTAGTCAACTCAATCAAGTCTTTTTAAACATCCTCAATAACGCCATCGATGTTCTCTCCTCCTCTGAGAATCAGCCGAACCCCGAAATTCAGATTAAAACCGACCTAACGAATACAAACACCATCACCATTCGCATTCTCGATAACGGTCCAGGGATGAGTGAAGCGGTGCGTCAGAAGATTTTTGATCCCTTCTTTACCACCAAACCCGTTGGACGAGGAACCGGCTTAGGACTGTCCATTAGCTATCAAATCATCACCGAACAACATAGCGGACGGCTTGAGTGTTACTCCCAACCCGGAGAGGGAGCCGAGTTTATCATTGAAATTCCCGTGAATCACACCTAG
- a CDS encoding NAD(P)-binding protein translates to MTKVVVSGGGMTGMSAAQELVERGFEVEVYELKDIPGGKARSIDVSDSAGLDKKRLDGDRTHPRLAEALDEEASVDSLARS, encoded by the coding sequence ATGACAAAGGTTGTCGTTTCAGGGGGTGGCATGACCGGGATGAGTGCCGCCCAGGAATTAGTCGAACGGGGATTTGAGGTTGAGGTTTATGAACTCAAAGACATTCCTGGAGGAAAAGCCCGTAGCATTGACGTCTCTGACAGTGCTGGACTAGATAAAAAACGTCTGGACGGCGATCGAACGCATCCTAGGTTGGCTGAGGCTTTGGATGAGGAAGCTTCTGTCGATTCTTTAGCTAGAAGCTAG